From a region of the Pseudanabaena sp. ABRG5-3 genome:
- the rsmH gene encoding 16S rRNA (cytosine(1402)-N(4))-methyltransferase RsmH produces MTAQFHHVPVLAEPTITGLEIVAGGAYLDCTVGGGGHSALILQAAENVSLVGIDRDEMAIAAASENLKDYVNQVSFWRGNFCEYKPAADLKFDGILADLGVSSTQFDVAERGFSFREAGDLDMRMDNRQTLTAAEIVNHYQEKELADIFFKLGEERLSRRIARQIVEKRPFKTTLELANAIAACVPASYRHGRIHPATRTFQALRIAVNRELESLEKWLAVAPNWLTTGGKIAVITFHSLEDRIVKHTFREDDRLQVITKKVIIATDEEIRTNPRSRSAKLRIAQKK; encoded by the coding sequence ATGACTGCTCAGTTTCATCATGTCCCCGTCCTTGCCGAACCAACGATCACTGGTTTAGAAATCGTTGCAGGTGGCGCATATCTCGATTGCACCGTGGGTGGTGGTGGGCATAGTGCCTTAATTTTGCAAGCGGCGGAGAATGTGAGTTTAGTGGGAATCGATCGCGATGAAATGGCGATCGCTGCGGCTAGCGAAAACCTCAAAGATTATGTCAATCAAGTCAGCTTTTGGCGGGGCAACTTTTGTGAATATAAACCCGCAGCAGATTTGAAATTTGATGGAATTTTGGCAGACTTAGGCGTGAGTTCCACCCAATTTGATGTGGCAGAGCGCGGTTTTAGCTTTCGTGAAGCTGGTGATCTCGATATGCGGATGGATAATCGCCAAACCCTCACAGCCGCCGAAATTGTTAATCATTATCAAGAAAAAGAACTTGCGGATATCTTTTTTAAACTTGGTGAAGAAAGACTTTCGCGAAGAATTGCGCGACAAATTGTCGAAAAACGTCCCTTTAAAACTACCTTAGAACTGGCTAATGCGATCGCCGCATGTGTTCCTGCTAGCTATCGTCATGGCAGAATTCACCCTGCCACGCGCACCTTTCAAGCTTTACGCATCGCCGTCAATCGCGAATTAGAAAGTCTCGAAAAATGGCTAGCTGTTGCCCCTAATTGGTTAACAACTGGCGGCAAAATTGCGGTGATTACCTTCCATAGTTTGGAAGATCGCATTGTCAAACATACTTTCCGCGAAGACGATCGCCTCCAAGTAATCACCAAAAAAGTGATCATCGCCACCGATGAAGAAATTCGCACCAATCCGCGATCGCGATCGGCAAAGTTACGGATTGCTCAAAAGAAATAA
- the polA gene encoding DNA polymerase I: protein MSSEQTHPTFLLVDGHSLAFRAFYAFGKHPEGGLRTSTGIPTSVCFGFLKALIEMLDREKPAAVAIAFDLAQPTFRHEIDDTYKANRSETPESFIPDIQNLQKVLAAMNLPAITQAGFEADDVLGTLSQAASAEGYTVKILSGDRDLFQLIDAEKRISVLNLGQKDKIVEYHADQVKERLGVLPTQVVDYKALCGDASDNIPGVRGIGEKTAVKLITEYGSLENVLAALPSMKGAVKTKLEQGIEDAKHSQFMATIKTDVPLPVAIADCKLTGFDTEQLIPLLEELELKDFIKRVDQIQAKLSGNYEKPSPPAPLPLGEGSKTDSANQGNSEDEELWFDFAKQEENQAIAATASLKLNVQIIDTIPKLENLCKILSNKQPMAWDTETSALNPFEAELVGIGCCWGDSISEVAYIPLSHTSGQNLQWEEVSTILKPILEDASYPKYLQNAKFDRLMFKSAGIELAGVVFDTMIASYVIDPEASHKLDDLAMELLQIRTVSYKTLVGKLKSIAEVAIPSVAQYCGMDTYITYHIQPILEEKLKAVPKLWELFQNLEMPLEPILAEMEWRGIRIDKDYLGIFSKELEKDLDALAIKAYAEAGQEFNLNSPKQLSEILLELLGEKFTKKSRKSKTGYSTDVAVLNKLEGDHPLIDTILENRTLAKLKSTYVDALPSLIQPKTGRVHTDFNQTVTATGRLSSSNPNLQNIPIRTAFSKRIRAGFLPKEDWILMAADYSQIELRILAHLSQEPELMRAFNAGEDVHTVTAQLLLEKEEVNSEERRLAKIINYGVIYGMGAQKFSRDIGVPVKQAKQFIDKFNQRYERIFTYMQSVEVEAERDGYVQTVLGRRRYFRNLKEMGGYQKAALLRSAVNAPIQGTSADIVKLAMLKVHDLLKDYQAKLLLQVHDELVFEVPPDEVAELQPKIKLAMETALELSVKLEVDIHTGKNWMEAK from the coding sequence CCCACATTTCTACTGGTTGACGGACATTCCCTCGCATTTCGCGCCTTTTACGCCTTTGGTAAACATCCCGAAGGCGGTCTGCGAACCTCGACAGGAATCCCCACCAGTGTTTGTTTTGGCTTCTTGAAGGCATTAATCGAAATGCTCGATCGCGAAAAACCTGCTGCCGTGGCGATCGCCTTTGACCTTGCTCAGCCCACCTTTCGCCATGAAATCGACGATACTTACAAGGCGAATCGCTCAGAAACCCCTGAGAGCTTTATTCCTGACATTCAGAACTTGCAAAAAGTATTAGCAGCAATGAATTTGCCCGCGATTACCCAAGCAGGTTTTGAGGCGGATGATGTCTTGGGAACGCTCTCACAGGCGGCGAGTGCGGAGGGTTATACAGTAAAGATCCTAAGTGGCGATCGCGATTTATTTCAGCTAATCGATGCCGAAAAGCGCATTTCGGTACTGAACTTAGGACAAAAAGATAAGATTGTGGAATACCATGCCGATCAAGTGAAAGAGAGGCTCGGTGTATTACCTACGCAGGTTGTGGACTATAAAGCTCTTTGCGGTGACGCTTCCGACAATATTCCGGGTGTGCGAGGGATTGGCGAAAAAACGGCGGTTAAATTAATTACGGAATATGGCTCATTAGAGAATGTTTTGGCGGCTTTGCCTAGTATGAAGGGAGCAGTTAAAACCAAGCTAGAGCAAGGAATTGAAGATGCTAAGCACTCACAATTTATGGCGACAATTAAGACGGATGTGCCGCTTCCTGTAGCGATCGCTGATTGTAAGTTGACAGGTTTTGATACGGAGCAGTTAATTCCTCTTTTAGAGGAACTGGAGCTAAAGGATTTTATCAAGCGAGTTGATCAGATTCAGGCGAAGTTGTCGGGGAATTATGAGAAGCCCTCACCCCCAGCCCCTCTCCCACTGGGAGAGGGGAGCAAGACTGATTCCGCGAATCAGGGAAATAGTGAAGATGAGGAGTTGTGGTTTGATTTTGCTAAGCAAGAGGAGAATCAAGCGATCGCAGCTACAGCTTCTTTAAAATTAAATGTGCAGATTATTGACACAATTCCTAAATTAGAGAATTTATGCAAAATCCTGAGTAACAAACAACCGATGGCATGGGATACGGAAACCTCGGCATTAAATCCCTTTGAAGCGGAGTTGGTGGGCATTGGTTGCTGTTGGGGAGATTCTATTAGTGAAGTTGCTTATATTCCCTTAAGTCACACTTCAGGGCAAAACCTGCAATGGGAAGAGGTAAGCACGATTCTCAAACCAATTCTCGAAGATGCTAGTTATCCTAAATATTTGCAAAATGCCAAGTTCGATCGCTTAATGTTTAAGTCCGCAGGGATTGAACTGGCAGGTGTAGTATTCGATACGATGATTGCGAGCTATGTCATCGATCCCGAAGCTAGTCATAAACTTGACGATCTGGCGATGGAATTATTGCAAATCCGCACCGTTAGCTATAAAACCCTCGTTGGCAAACTCAAATCGATCGCGGAAGTCGCGATTCCCTCTGTCGCTCAATATTGCGGCATGGATACCTATATCACCTATCATATTCAACCAATTTTAGAAGAGAAATTAAAAGCTGTTCCTAAATTGTGGGAACTGTTCCAAAATTTAGAAATGCCCCTAGAGCCAATTCTCGCGGAAATGGAATGGCGAGGGATTAGGATTGATAAGGATTATTTGGGTATTTTCTCAAAGGAATTAGAGAAGGACTTAGATGCTTTAGCAATCAAAGCCTATGCCGAAGCGGGACAAGAGTTTAACCTTAATTCACCCAAGCAATTAAGCGAAATTCTATTAGAGCTTCTCGGCGAAAAGTTCACTAAGAAATCGCGCAAAAGCAAAACAGGCTACTCCACCGATGTTGCTGTTCTCAATAAATTAGAAGGCGATCATCCCCTCATTGACACCATTCTCGAAAACCGCACCCTTGCCAAACTTAAATCCACATATGTTGATGCTCTACCCTCACTGATTCAACCCAAAACTGGGCGCGTGCATACCGATTTCAATCAAACTGTGACTGCCACAGGACGCTTAAGCAGTTCCAATCCCAATTTGCAAAATATTCCCATTCGTACCGCTTTCAGTAAGCGCATTCGTGCAGGATTTTTGCCCAAGGAAGATTGGATTTTAATGGCTGCCGACTATTCTCAAATTGAACTGCGGATTCTCGCTCACTTAAGCCAAGAGCCTGAATTAATGCGAGCCTTTAATGCTGGTGAAGATGTGCATACAGTTACTGCTCAATTACTTCTAGAAAAAGAAGAAGTGAATAGTGAAGAACGTCGCCTCGCGAAAATTATTAACTACGGTGTGATCTATGGCATGGGAGCGCAGAAGTTTAGCCGTGATATTGGTGTGCCTGTAAAACAAGCCAAGCAATTCATTGACAAATTTAATCAGCGATACGAACGCATCTTTACCTATATGCAAAGTGTGGAAGTGGAAGCGGAACGGGATGGCTATGTGCAAACTGTGCTAGGCAGAAGACGCTATTTTCGCAATCTCAAAGAGATGGGCGGCTATCAAAAAGCAGCCCTGTTGCGATCGGCGGTAAATGCACCGATACAGGGAACTAGCGCTGACATTGTGAAACTTGCGATGCTAAAAGTGCATGATCTTCTCAAAGACTATCAAGCAAAATTGCTGCTGCAAGTCCACGATGAATTAGTCTTTGAGGTTCCCCCCGATGAAGTGGCGGAATTGCAACCGAAAATCAAATTAGCAATGGAAACAGCTTTAGAGCTTTCAGTAAAGCTAGAAGTAGACATACACACTGGTAAAAATTGGATGGAGGCAAAGTAA
- a CDS encoding N-6 DNA methylase, translating into MTTLEEHIKRRWADISAETAGEQYTSDDVIGLIAEIIASKIEDSDRLLKIYDYTCGGGNLLFGVEDRIYEQQVYFEQV; encoded by the coding sequence ATTACGACTTTAGAGGAGCATATTAAGCGGCGATGGGCGGATATCTCGGCGGAGACGGCGGGGGAACAGTATACGTCTGATGATGTGATTGGGTTGATTGCGGAGATTATTGCCTCAAAGATTGAGGATAGCGATCGCCTTTTGAAAATTTATGACTATACCTGTGGCGGCGGAAATTTGTTATTTGGAGTGGAGGATCGGATTTATGAACAACAAGTCTATTTTGAACAAGTCTGA